In a single window of the Papaver somniferum cultivar HN1 chromosome 8, ASM357369v1, whole genome shotgun sequence genome:
- the LOC113301268 gene encoding probable 2-oxoglutarate-dependent dioxygenase AOP1, whose translation MDVERGIPCIDFSRDPTDLVEGSDGWKNLCDQVREACENYGCFQVVYDQVPVKLHEELLVGLKELFDLPDETKEKNVSSKPYHGYIGKAKEVPLYESLGVHNAPNLDQVEAFTNLMWPNGNPAFCQTLNSMAKRIQELEGIVRKMILQNLGVKNYYDSHIENSDSVFRVMKYKAPRSDDSAVGLLAHVDKNILTILYQDIQGLELLSKEGQWFRVLPKAGTLTVFAGEALMAWSNGRIHAAKHRVIMQGRKDRYSYAFFSTPKGGAVVEIPKELVDNEHPLLFRPFNYLDFLRYFQANLHLDNPLEIYAGAV comes from the exons ATGGACGTTGAACGTGGAATCCCATGTATTGATTTCAGTAGAGATCCAACAGATTTAGTAGAAGGAAGTGATGGATGGAAGAATTTATGTGACCAAGTTAGAGAagcttgtgaaaattatggatgTTTTCAAGTAGTGTATGATCAAGTTCCAGTGAAACTACATGAAGAACTTCTTGTGGGATTGAAAGAATTGTTTGATCTTCCAGATGAGACTAAAGAGAAAAATGTTAGTTCTAAGCCTTACCATGGTTACATAGGAAAGGCTAAAGAGGTTCCTTTGTATGAAAGTCTAGGTGTCCATAATGCACCCAACCTTGATCAGGTTGAAGCCTTCACCAACCTTATGTGGCCTAACGGAAACCCTGCTTTCTG CCAAACTCTGAACTCCATGGCCAAAAGAATACAGGAACTTGAAGGAATTGTCCGTAAAATGATTCTTCAAAACTTAGGAGTTAAAAATTATTACGATTCGCATATTGAGAACAGCGATAGTGTTTTTCGTGTCATGAAGTACAAAGCTCCCCGCAGTGATGATTCAGCGGTTGGTCTCCTGGCTCATGTGGATAAAAACATCCTAACTATCTTATATCAAGATATACAAGGACTGGAACTCCTCTCTAAAGAAGGACAATGGTTTCGAGTGTTACCAAAAGCTGGCACACTTACAGTTTTTGCAGGTGAAGCTCTTATG GCCTGGAGCAATGGAAGAATACATGCAGCAAAACACAGAGTCATAATGCAAGGAAGGAAAGATAGATACTCATATGCATTCTTTTCAACGCCAAAAGGGGGAGCAGTTGTCGAGATCCCCAAAGAACTAGTAGACAATGAACATCCTTTACTATTTCGACCCTTTAATTACTTGGATTTCCTTCGCTATTTTCAAGCCAATCTTCACCTTGATAATCCTCTTGAAATCTATGCAGGCGCAGTTTGA